The following are encoded together in the Myxocyprinus asiaticus isolate MX2 ecotype Aquarium Trade chromosome 7, UBuf_Myxa_2, whole genome shotgun sequence genome:
- the LOC127443536 gene encoding exosome complex component CSL4-like isoform X3 — MSPMKLSVPGERLCSTEDCIPGTGTYLRHGCIFASLAGYVLKKNEGEELPVISVVRETEAQLLPDVGAIVTCKVTSINPRFAKVHILYVGSTPLKDRFRGTIRREDVRATDKDKVETYKSFRPGDILLAKVISLGDVQSNYLLTTAENELGVVVAHSEAGAQMVPISWCEMQCPRTHSKEFRKVARVQPEYLQA; from the exons ATGTCGCCCATGAAGCTGTCTGTTCCAG GTGAAAGGCTCTGCAGTACAGAGGACTGTATCCCCGGTACCGGCACGTACCTTCGGCACGGCTGCATCTTCGCCTCGCTCGCGGGATATGTGCTGAAAAAGAACGAGGGAGAGGAG CTCCCAGTTATATCAGTGGTTAGAGAAACAGAAGCACAACTTTTGCCTGACGTTGGTGCCATCGTCACCTGCAAG GTGACAAGTATCAACCCAAGGTTTGCTAAAGTACACATATTATACGTGGGGTCAACACCACTAAAAGATCGGTTTAGAGGCACAATCAG GAGAGAAGATGTGAGAGCGACAGATAAAGATAAG gtGGAGACGTACAAAAGCTTTAGGCCAGGTGACATCCTCCTTGCTAAAGTG ATCTCTTTGGGTGACGTGCAGTCGAACTACCTGCTTACCACAGCGGAGAATGAGTTGGGTGTGGTCGTGGCCCACAGTGAGGCAG GTGCACAGATGGTGCCCATCAGCTGGTGTGAGATGCAGTGTCCTCGCACGCACTCTAAAGAGTTCCGCAAAGTCGCACGGGTACAGCCAGAGTATCTGCAGGCCTGA
- the LOC127443536 gene encoding exosome complex component CSL4-like isoform X1: MSPMKLSVPGERLCSTEDCIPGTGTYLRHGCIFASLAGYVLKKNEGEELPVISVVRETEAQLLPDVGAIVTCKVTSINPRFAKVHILYVGSTPLKDRFRGTIRREDVRATDKDKVETYKSFRPGDILLAKVISLGDVQSNYLLTTAENELGVVVAHSEVHRWCPSAGVRCSVLARTLKSSAKSHGYSQSICRPEPCPPCP; the protein is encoded by the exons ATGTCGCCCATGAAGCTGTCTGTTCCAG GTGAAAGGCTCTGCAGTACAGAGGACTGTATCCCCGGTACCGGCACGTACCTTCGGCACGGCTGCATCTTCGCCTCGCTCGCGGGATATGTGCTGAAAAAGAACGAGGGAGAGGAG CTCCCAGTTATATCAGTGGTTAGAGAAACAGAAGCACAACTTTTGCCTGACGTTGGTGCCATCGTCACCTGCAAG GTGACAAGTATCAACCCAAGGTTTGCTAAAGTACACATATTATACGTGGGGTCAACACCACTAAAAGATCGGTTTAGAGGCACAATCAG GAGAGAAGATGTGAGAGCGACAGATAAAGATAAG gtGGAGACGTACAAAAGCTTTAGGCCAGGTGACATCCTCCTTGCTAAAGTG ATCTCTTTGGGTGACGTGCAGTCGAACTACCTGCTTACCACAGCGGAGAATGAGTTGGGTGTGGTCGTGGCCCACAGTGAG GTGCACAGATGGTGCCCATCAGCTGGTGTGAGATGCAGTGTCCTCGCACGCACTCTAAAGAGTTCCGCAAAGTCGCACGGGTACAGCCAGAGTATCTGCAGGCCTGAGCCGTGCCCACCATGCCCGTAA
- the LOC127443536 gene encoding exosome complex component CSL4-like isoform X2, giving the protein MSVAYGERLCSTEDCIPGTGTYLRHGCIFASLAGYVLKKNEGEELPVISVVRETEAQLLPDVGAIVTCKVTSINPRFAKVHILYVGSTPLKDRFRGTIRREDVRATDKDKVETYKSFRPGDILLAKVISLGDVQSNYLLTTAENELGVVVAHSEVHRWCPSAGVRCSVLARTLKSSAKSHGYSQSICRPEPCPPCP; this is encoded by the exons ATGTCTGTTGCATATG GTGAAAGGCTCTGCAGTACAGAGGACTGTATCCCCGGTACCGGCACGTACCTTCGGCACGGCTGCATCTTCGCCTCGCTCGCGGGATATGTGCTGAAAAAGAACGAGGGAGAGGAG CTCCCAGTTATATCAGTGGTTAGAGAAACAGAAGCACAACTTTTGCCTGACGTTGGTGCCATCGTCACCTGCAAG GTGACAAGTATCAACCCAAGGTTTGCTAAAGTACACATATTATACGTGGGGTCAACACCACTAAAAGATCGGTTTAGAGGCACAATCAG GAGAGAAGATGTGAGAGCGACAGATAAAGATAAG gtGGAGACGTACAAAAGCTTTAGGCCAGGTGACATCCTCCTTGCTAAAGTG ATCTCTTTGGGTGACGTGCAGTCGAACTACCTGCTTACCACAGCGGAGAATGAGTTGGGTGTGGTCGTGGCCCACAGTGAG GTGCACAGATGGTGCCCATCAGCTGGTGTGAGATGCAGTGTCCTCGCACGCACTCTAAAGAGTTCCGCAAAGTCGCACGGGTACAGCCAGAGTATCTGCAGGCCTGAGCCGTGCCCACCATGCCCGTAA